In Deinococcus puniceus, one genomic interval encodes:
- the moaA gene encoding GTP 3',8-cyclase MoaA, translating into MRPPPLPTSSLADAFGRPLRDLRISVTDRCNLRCTYCMPAEVFGPDYAFLPRSELLTFEEIERLAAAFVALGVQKLRLTGGEPLLRRDLPELVARLTRLEGVQDIALTTNGLLLPRLAAPLKAAGLQRVTVSIDSLDPDIFGRMNGLGTHPDRVLDGIEAALQAGLGVKVNTVVQRGVNDAGLRDLWLALRDKAVVRFIEFMDVGNHNGWNMAAVVPSREVLARLSEDGLGSEFAPAQANYRGEVAARHRGAQGHEVGLISSVTAPFCGDCSRARLSAVGMLYTCLFAGTGTDLRAPLRAGATEEEVRAQIAGVWRVRRDRYSEERGEVTTRQKIEMSHIGG; encoded by the coding sequence ATGCGCCCGCCTCCGCTGCCCACATCCTCTCTGGCCGATGCTTTCGGGCGGCCCCTGCGCGACCTGCGAATCAGCGTGACCGACCGCTGCAACCTGCGCTGCACGTACTGCATGCCCGCCGAGGTCTTCGGGCCGGACTATGCCTTCTTGCCCCGCAGCGAACTGCTGACCTTCGAAGAAATAGAGCGGTTGGCGGCGGCATTTGTGGCGCTGGGGGTGCAAAAACTGCGGCTGACCGGTGGTGAGCCGTTGCTCAGGCGTGATCTGCCGGAACTGGTGGCCCGCCTGACCCGTTTAGAAGGCGTGCAGGACATCGCTCTGACCACCAATGGCCTGCTGCTGCCCCGCTTGGCGGCTCCCCTCAAGGCCGCAGGCTTGCAGCGCGTGACCGTGAGCATAGACAGCCTTGACCCCGACATTTTTGGGCGCATGAACGGGTTAGGAACGCACCCAGATCGCGTGCTGGACGGCATAGAGGCGGCCCTGCAAGCCGGACTGGGCGTGAAGGTGAACACAGTGGTGCAGCGCGGCGTGAACGATGCGGGCCTGCGCGACTTGTGGCTGGCCCTGCGGGATAAAGCGGTGGTGCGCTTCATCGAATTTATGGATGTGGGCAACCACAACGGCTGGAACATGGCGGCGGTGGTGCCCTCCCGCGAGGTACTGGCCCGCCTAAGCGAAGACGGGCTGGGCAGCGAATTTGCGCCCGCGCAGGCCAATTACCGGGGCGAAGTGGCAGCGCGGCACCGAGGCGCACAGGGGCACGAAGTCGGTCTGATTTCCTCGGTCACGGCCCCCTTCTGCGGCGATTGCTCGCGGGCGCGCCTCTCGGCGGTGGGCATGTTGTACACCTGCCTGTTTGCGGGAACCGGCACCGATTTGCGTGCGCCGCTCCGGGCCGGAGCCACAGAGGAGGAAGTGCGGGCACAAATTGCAGGTGTCTGGCGGGTCAGACGGGATCGGTACAGTGAGGAGCGCGGTGAGGTGACGACACGCCAGAAAATCGAAATGTCGCACATCGGCGGGTAA
- a CDS encoding aminotransferase class I/II-fold pyridoxal phosphate-dependent enzyme has product MWASQRAQGVPTSVFSLMDAALGRARAAGLNVIDLSIGSSDLAPPVQALDALRDATHDPSSYRYPLFSDTRPLREAAAAYLGRRFGVQIDAEREVLPLIGAQEGLAHLLLAVTDPGDTLLLPDPCYPPYLGAAAVAGLNVIPLPLLPERGFLPDLESLPADLRPRVLLLNYPNNPTSAVADAAFFAEAAAWCRARGTLLIHDHPYAELTFGDYHAPSALEAGPDGIVELHSLSKTHHMGGFRVGFAAGDAGAIAALGRVKGAVDFHPYLGIQRAATVALGLPDHLGREGAKVFQERRDALLPALREMGWGVQTPQASMYLWARVPGLTDSVAYAVRVAETTGVALSPGRAFGPGGEGFVRFALVQPPGVLVEAAGRLGEVELTAPAPVLNQTHS; this is encoded by the coding sequence ATGTGGGCTTCTCAGCGGGCACAGGGCGTGCCGACCAGCGTATTTTCCCTGATGGATGCGGCACTTGGGCGGGCGCGGGCGGCGGGCCTGAATGTCATTGATCTGAGCATCGGCTCCAGCGACCTCGCCCCACCTGTGCAGGCGCTGGATGCCCTGCGCGACGCCACGCACGACCCCAGCTCCTACCGCTACCCCCTGTTTTCGGATACGCGGCCCCTGCGGGAAGCGGCGGCGGCGTACTTGGGGCGGCGATTTGGCGTGCAGATAGACGCCGAGCGCGAAGTCTTGCCCCTCATCGGCGCTCAGGAGGGGCTGGCGCACCTGCTGTTGGCCGTCACCGACCCCGGCGATACATTGCTGCTGCCCGACCCCTGCTACCCGCCGTATTTGGGCGCGGCGGCGGTGGCGGGGCTAAATGTAATTCCACTGCCGCTGCTGCCAGAACGCGGCTTTCTGCCCGATCTGGAGAGCCTGCCCGCCGATCTGCGCCCCCGCGTATTGCTGCTGAATTACCCCAACAACCCGACTTCGGCGGTGGCCGACGCTGCCTTTTTTGCCGAGGCTGCCGCATGGTGCCGGGCACGGGGCACGCTCCTGATTCACGATCACCCGTATGCCGAACTGACCTTCGGCGACTACCACGCGCCGAGTGCGCTGGAAGCGGGCCCAGACGGAATCGTAGAACTGCATTCGCTGAGCAAGACGCACCATATGGGCGGCTTCCGGGTGGGCTTCGCGGCGGGCGATGCCGGGGCTATTGCCGCGCTAGGCCGAGTGAAAGGTGCGGTCGATTTCCACCCGTATCTGGGCATTCAGCGGGCGGCGACTGTGGCGCTGGGCCTGCCCGATCATTTGGGCCGCGAGGGAGCCAAAGTCTTTCAGGAACGCCGCGACGCCCTCTTGCCCGCCTTGCGTGAAATGGGTTGGGGGGTGCAGACGCCGCAGGCCAGCATGTACCTCTGGGCGCGGGTGCCCGGACTTACCGACAGCGTGGCCTACGCCGTGCGCGTGGCCGAAACGACAGGGGTGGCCCTCAGTCCGGGGCGAGCCTTCGGGCCGGGCGGAGAAGGCTTTGTGCGTTTTGCACTGGTGCAGCCGCCGGGGGTGCTGGTGGAAGCGGCGGGGCGGTTGGGCGAAGTTGAGCTAACAGCCCCGGCCCCCGTGCTCAACCAGACTCACTCCTGA
- the acs gene encoding acetate--CoA ligase, with amino-acid sequence MTDQIDNVLHETRVFAPSAEFAATASLTAAEYQTRYERSLQDPDGFWGEVAGELSWMKPWERVLDWQEPHAQWFVGGQTNIAFNALDRHVAQGLGNKRALIWEGEDGEVRTLTYSELLGEVKRSANALTALGVVAGDRVTLYLPLIPEAAIAMLACARIGAVHSVVFGGFSVGALSDRINDAQSKLLITADAGYRRGQPVNLKANADEAAARTPTLEHVLVVRRAGTPVTMQAGRDLWWHEALAEAEAEHEAAALDAEHPLFVLYTSGSTGKPKGVLHTTGGYMVGTYLTTKTVFDLKPDDVFWCTADIGWVTGHSYTVYGPLLNGATVLMYEGAPNHPDWGRFWQIIQKHGVTILYTAPTAIRAFMRQGDAIPAAYDLSSLRLLGSVGEPINPEAWMWYRRAIGGDRCPVIDTWWQTETGAIMLTTLPGAHPAKPGTAGLPMYGIDAAIVNREGEELGPDEGGLLVIRKPWPSMLRTVYGDDERYRKAYWGEIPHVYFAGDGARKDADGYITVMGRVDDVLSVSGHRLGTMEIESALVAHPSVAEAAVVGKPDDLKGECVVAFVLPQAGQTVDPVALRAYVVSQIGALARPDAIYIADALPKTRSGKIMRRFLRQIAAGRAIEGDTSTLEDPGVLERLAATAGV; translated from the coding sequence ATGACCGATCAAATTGACAACGTGCTGCACGAAACCCGCGTCTTCGCCCCCAGCGCCGAGTTTGCGGCCACCGCCAGCCTGACTGCCGCCGAATACCAGACCCGCTACGAGCGTAGTTTGCAAGACCCGGACGGTTTTTGGGGCGAAGTGGCGGGCGAGCTGAGCTGGATGAAGCCTTGGGAACGTGTGCTGGACTGGCAGGAGCCGCACGCCCAGTGGTTCGTGGGCGGTCAGACCAATATTGCCTTCAATGCGCTTGACCGCCATGTGGCGCAGGGCTTAGGCAACAAGCGGGCGCTGATCTGGGAAGGGGAAGACGGCGAAGTCCGAACCCTCACCTACAGCGAACTCTTGGGCGAGGTGAAGCGGTCCGCCAACGCCCTGACCGCGCTGGGCGTGGTGGCCGGAGACCGTGTGACGCTGTATCTGCCCCTGATTCCCGAAGCGGCGATTGCCATGCTGGCCTGCGCCCGAATCGGCGCGGTGCATTCGGTGGTGTTCGGGGGCTTCAGCGTGGGCGCGTTGTCTGACCGGATCAACGACGCCCAGAGCAAACTCCTGATTACTGCCGACGCGGGTTATCGGCGCGGCCAGCCCGTGAACCTGAAGGCCAATGCCGACGAAGCCGCCGCCCGCACGCCTACGCTAGAGCATGTGCTGGTGGTGCGCCGCGCCGGAACGCCCGTGACCATGCAGGCAGGCCGTGACCTGTGGTGGCATGAGGCGCTTGCCGAGGCAGAGGCCGAACACGAAGCCGCCGCGCTGGACGCCGAACACCCCCTGTTCGTGCTGTATACCTCGGGCAGTACGGGCAAGCCCAAAGGCGTGCTGCACACGACGGGCGGCTATATGGTGGGCACCTACCTGACCACCAAAACGGTCTTTGACTTGAAGCCCGACGACGTGTTCTGGTGTACCGCCGACATCGGCTGGGTCACGGGCCACAGCTACACCGTGTACGGCCCACTGCTGAACGGGGCCACTGTGCTGATGTACGAGGGCGCACCCAACCATCCCGACTGGGGACGCTTCTGGCAGATTATTCAGAAGCATGGCGTGACGATTCTGTACACCGCGCCGACTGCCATTCGCGCCTTTATGCGGCAGGGCGACGCGATTCCGGCAGCCTATGACCTCAGCAGCCTGCGCTTACTGGGATCGGTGGGCGAGCCGATTAATCCCGAAGCGTGGATGTGGTACCGCCGCGCCATCGGGGGGGATCGCTGCCCCGTGATCGATACGTGGTGGCAAACGGAAACCGGGGCCATCATGCTGACCACGCTGCCGGGGGCGCATCCGGCCAAACCGGGCACGGCGGGCCTGCCTATGTACGGCATAGACGCGGCCATCGTGAACCGGGAAGGCGAAGAACTTGGCCCCGACGAGGGCGGCCTGTTGGTGATCCGAAAACCTTGGCCCTCCATGCTCCGCACCGTGTACGGCGACGATGAGCGCTACCGTAAAGCCTACTGGGGCGAAATTCCGCACGTGTACTTTGCCGGAGACGGCGCACGAAAAGACGCCGACGGCTACATCACGGTGATGGGCCGCGTAGACGACGTGCTGAGCGTCTCGGGCCACAGGTTAGGCACGATGGAAATTGAAAGCGCACTGGTGGCCCATCCCAGCGTGGCTGAAGCGGCGGTGGTGGGCAAACCCGACGACCTGAAGGGAGAATGCGTGGTGGCCTTCGTGCTGCCGCAAGCAGGCCAAACCGTAGACCCGGTGGCCCTGCGAGCTTACGTGGTGTCTCAAATCGGCGCACTGGCCCGCCCCGACGCTATCTACATTGCCGACGCCCTGCCCAAAACCCGCAGCGGCAAAATTATGCGGCGGTTCTTGCGTCAAATTGCAGCGGGGCGGGCCATAGAGGGCGATACGAGTACGCTGGAAGATCCGGGGGTGCTGGAACGGCTGGCGGCGACGGCGGGGGTGTAG
- a CDS encoding GntR family transcriptional regulator — translation MAKYPLIKSTLKDRLLGGHYPEGLPLPSEPQLAREFEVSRMTARRAIDELEREGYVYRVQGAGTFPTGKRFRQGMFRIRPFKEWARHPDHRTTVLRAMQIEATPEIAIVLQIQPGDPVIFVHRLRTAGDEALVIEKRYINAAIVPKLLEHNLSAESIHETMVSMGVPLARVEQNLEAVNLRQEEADLLRVSLGTAAFLLRRTTYSGPKRVSYVNYWVRGDRYAFQDSFEP, via the coding sequence ATGGCGAAGTACCCGCTCATCAAAAGCACACTGAAAGATCGGCTCCTCGGGGGCCACTACCCAGAAGGGCTACCGCTCCCCAGCGAACCGCAACTTGCCCGCGAATTTGAAGTCTCGCGGATGACCGCCCGCCGCGCCATAGATGAACTGGAACGCGAAGGGTACGTGTACCGCGTGCAGGGCGCGGGCACCTTCCCCACCGGCAAACGCTTTCGGCAGGGCATGTTCCGTATTCGCCCCTTCAAGGAGTGGGCACGCCACCCCGATCACCGCACCACCGTTCTGCGGGCCATGCAGATCGAGGCCACGCCCGAAATCGCCATCGTGCTGCAAATTCAGCCCGGCGACCCCGTGATCTTCGTCCACCGCCTCCGCACCGCTGGTGATGAAGCCTTGGTCATCGAAAAGCGCTATATCAACGCGGCCATCGTGCCCAAGTTGCTGGAACACAACCTCAGCGCCGAGAGCATCCACGAAACGATGGTCAGCATGGGTGTCCCGCTGGCCCGCGTCGAACAGAATCTGGAAGCCGTGAATCTGCGGCAGGAAGAAGCCGACCTGTTGCGGGTCTCGCTGGGCACGGCAGCTTTCTTGCTGCGCCGTACCACCTACAGCGGCCCCAAGCGCGTGTCGTATGTCAACTACTGGGTGCGCGGAGACCGCTACGCCTTCCAAGACAGCTTCGAACCCTAA
- a CDS encoding HelD family protein: MPVAQPTSPRTTPSENAASHPEFAHEEGRLAGTVAAMLHQIAVWEDRDRNVGADLETSVTMADTAEEHAAMLSVHLSQPYFGSLRVRVGGREQTLYVGKHAFLDVKGGAKEGHNVVSWDSEVGSLFYTQSLNWTPRRGGLGTIRRRRQLDVAAKQLLRVTDLYDDEAGGDTGGREEVLIRRLQEQSTAGMRDVVETLQPEQNEAMRAPAGTPIIIQGAAGSGKTTIGFHRLAWMMNAERREHRARPEACMVLMPNKVLAAYAARVLPDLGIPAVPVTTPEAWAVGLLGLEKLEVTDRTLTLLLTDHDNARRALAWRRAKLLGDARMLDVVRAHIQTKFLTALQGQRLQEQIEIPGREPVTFSQTEQELHALLLDVFAADPLSGYRAAFRAVLEAEALARLNVSEAQELGVLRQLSVPLTSLLGRVFASTTPVTEARRLLGSAEALSVSGLLNEREIRLLLADPLQSIPNPRRAHADVTELPVMLAVQALTGGIGRQVGRTLEPFDHVVLDEAQDYSPLLYALLARATRQGHLTALGDLNQGMHGYKGPSSWEAVLAVLPASAGVASAGGARVLTLSRTYRSTRQITELGARIASTYNRAADVVGVDRDGAEVQRYSGGVEAALIARAVKDAQAAGHENVAIVTRRAADADRLSTELHDHDTDAQPITTQEHRYRGGVVILPVNLAKGLEFSAAIVANADADTYDESTEYERRLLYVSASRALHWLGVVSAGELHPLVG, translated from the coding sequence ATGCCTGTTGCACAGCCCACGTCCCCACGCACGACTCCATCGGAGAATGCAGCTTCACATCCAGAATTTGCCCACGAAGAAGGACGATTGGCCGGAACAGTGGCCGCTATGTTGCACCAGATTGCCGTGTGGGAAGACCGTGACCGCAATGTAGGGGCTGATCTGGAAACCAGCGTCACGATGGCCGACACCGCCGAGGAACACGCGGCCATGCTGAGCGTCCATCTGTCTCAGCCTTATTTTGGCAGCTTGCGTGTGCGGGTGGGCGGGCGCGAGCAAACGCTGTACGTAGGCAAACACGCCTTCCTAGATGTGAAAGGCGGGGCTAAAGAAGGCCATAACGTGGTGTCTTGGGACTCGGAGGTAGGCAGCTTGTTTTACACCCAGTCGCTGAATTGGACGCCCCGGCGCGGCGGGCTAGGCACTATTCGGCGGCGGCGGCAGCTTGACGTAGCCGCCAAGCAACTCTTGCGCGTGACCGATCTGTACGACGATGAGGCGGGAGGAGATACCGGGGGCCGTGAGGAAGTGCTGATTCGCCGTCTTCAAGAGCAGAGTACGGCGGGCATGCGGGATGTGGTGGAAACCTTGCAGCCCGAACAGAATGAGGCGATGCGGGCACCAGCGGGCACGCCGATCATCATTCAGGGCGCGGCGGGATCGGGCAAAACCACCATCGGCTTTCACCGCCTCGCGTGGATGATGAACGCCGAGCGCCGCGAACACCGTGCCCGCCCCGAAGCCTGCATGGTGCTGATGCCCAACAAGGTGCTGGCCGCCTATGCCGCCCGCGTGCTGCCTGATCTGGGCATTCCCGCCGTGCCCGTGACCACCCCGGAAGCGTGGGCGGTGGGTCTACTGGGACTGGAAAAGTTGGAGGTGACTGACCGCACGCTGACCCTCCTGCTGACCGACCACGACAATGCACGGCGGGCGCTGGCGTGGCGGCGGGCCAAATTGCTGGGCGACGCCCGTATGCTGGACGTGGTGCGGGCACATATTCAAACCAAATTTCTGACCGCCTTGCAGGGCCAGCGTCTTCAGGAGCAGATCGAGATTCCGGGCCGCGAGCCGGTGACGTTCTCGCAGACCGAGCAGGAATTGCATGCCCTCCTGCTGGACGTGTTCGCCGCCGATCCGCTCTCCGGTTACCGGGCCGCCTTTCGCGCCGTACTGGAGGCCGAAGCTCTGGCACGGTTGAATGTGTCTGAAGCTCAGGAACTAGGTGTGCTGCGGCAATTGTCGGTGCCGCTGACGAGTTTGCTAGGGCGTGTATTCGCTTCCACTACCCCCGTGACCGAGGCCCGCCGACTGCTGGGCAGTGCCGAAGCCCTGAGTGTGAGTGGTCTGCTGAACGAGCGCGAAATCCGCCTGCTGCTGGCCGATCCCCTCCAGAGCATTCCCAACCCGCGCCGCGCCCATGCCGACGTGACCGAACTGCCCGTGATGCTGGCGGTGCAGGCCCTGACGGGTGGCATCGGGCGGCAGGTGGGGCGCACACTGGAACCCTTCGATCATGTGGTGCTGGACGAGGCGCAGGACTATTCGCCACTGCTGTACGCGCTGCTGGCCCGCGCCACCCGTCAGGGTCACCTGACCGCGCTGGGTGACCTGAATCAGGGAATGCACGGCTACAAGGGGCCGAGCAGTTGGGAAGCAGTGCTGGCCGTGTTGCCCGCCTCGGCTGGAGTTGCTTCGGCTGGAGGGGCGCGGGTGCTGACGCTCTCGCGCACCTACCGCTCTACGCGCCAGATTACGGAACTAGGCGCACGTATTGCGTCAACCTACAACCGCGCCGCCGATGTGGTGGGCGTAGACCGCGACGGGGCCGAGGTACAGCGGTATTCGGGCGGCGTGGAGGCCGCCCTGATCGCCCGCGCTGTGAAGGATGCACAGGCCGCCGGACATGAAAACGTGGCCATCGTGACCCGCCGCGCCGCCGACGCGGATCGCCTGAGTACTGAACTCCACGACCACGACACCGACGCCCAGCCGATCACCACGCAGGAACACCGCTACCGGGGCGGCGTGGTCATCTTGCCCGTGAACCTCGCCAAAGGGCTGGAATTCAGCGCCGCGATTGTCGCCAACGCCGACGCCGACACCTACGACGAATCGACGGAGTACGAGCGGCGATTGCTGTATGTGAGCGCCAGCCGCGCCCTGCACTGGTTGGGCGTGGTGAGCGCGGGGGAATTGCATCCGTTGGTGGGGTAG
- the nagA gene encoding N-acetylglucosamine-6-phosphate deacetylase, which produces MTARPTQTLRGHILHPDGEFRLGSLSFGPQISGLTTEAAPADLLILPGFIDTHIHGGAGGDTMDGPAGIQKLARLHAQHGTTTLLPTTITHRWPEVLAALRGVREVMDSGGVTGGADIVGAHLEGPFISPGRLGAQPPHAVLPQPDLTAELLALDVIRAVTLAPELPGALDLARALAGQGVRIGIGHTRADADTVSAFLHTLHELGARTCATHLYNAMGGIEGRTPGPAGALLADPHAFLEVILDGVHVHPTAFLLARAAAPGRVLLITDAMRAAGLGDGPSELGGQPVTVQDGKATLSDGTIAGSVLTLDVALRNAVRLGLPLPEVSRMLSAVPAASLGLTDRGELRVGLRADLTVLDADLNVKAVYVGGQAIPLQPTEAHA; this is translated from the coding sequence ATGACTGCCCGCCCCACTCAGACCTTACGTGGTCACATCCTGCACCCAGACGGCGAATTCCGGCTCGGGAGCCTCAGCTTTGGCCCACAGATTTCGGGGCTGACTACTGAAGCTGCCCCTGCTGACCTGCTGATCTTGCCCGGATTTATAGACACCCACATTCACGGCGGCGCAGGCGGCGACACGATGGACGGCCCCGCTGGAATACAGAAATTGGCCCGGTTGCACGCGCAGCACGGCACGACGACGCTGCTGCCCACCACCATCACCCACCGTTGGCCCGAAGTCTTGGCCGCTCTGCGCGGCGTGCGCGAGGTCATGGATTCGGGCGGCGTAACAGGCGGCGCAGACATTGTGGGGGCGCACCTCGAAGGCCCGTTTATCAGTCCGGGGCGGCTGGGGGCGCAACCGCCGCACGCCGTCTTGCCTCAGCCTGACCTGACTGCCGAACTGCTGGCCCTAGACGTGATCCGCGCCGTCACGCTGGCCCCCGAACTGCCCGGAGCGTTGGACTTGGCCCGTGCGTTGGCTGGACAGGGCGTCCGCATCGGCATAGGGCACACCCGCGCCGACGCCGACACCGTTTCTGCCTTTCTGCACACGCTGCACGAGTTGGGCGCACGCACTTGTGCCACGCACCTGTACAACGCGATGGGCGGGATAGAAGGCCGTACACCCGGCCCGGCGGGGGCGCTGCTGGCCGACCCACACGCCTTCCTAGAGGTCATTCTGGACGGCGTACATGTGCATCCCACCGCCTTCTTGCTGGCCCGCGCTGCCGCACCGGGCCGCGTGCTTCTCATCACCGACGCGATGCGGGCTGCTGGATTGGGCGATGGCCCCAGCGAGCTGGGCGGCCAACCCGTGACTGTGCAGGACGGCAAAGCCACGCTCTCAGACGGCACGATTGCCGGAAGTGTGCTGACGCTGGACGTGGCCCTCAGAAACGCAGTGCGGTTGGGCCTGCCCTTGCCCGAAGTGAGCCGCATGCTGAGCGCCGTGCCCGCCGCCTCGCTTGGCCTGACCGACAGGGGAGAGCTGCGCGTGGGCCTGCGGGCCGATTTGACGGTGTTGGATGCCGATTTGAACGTGAAGGCCGTGTACGTGGGCGGCCAGGCCATTCCTCTTCAACCCACCGAGGCCCACGCATGA